The Pseudomonas triclosanedens genome has a window encoding:
- a CDS encoding HD domain-containing protein — MSLDLNGVKVPDSTLARAITEMVRDNATPLLFHHSSRVYYWGALTGARKGLEYDAELLYAGAMFHDMGLMPRYCSQCERFEVDGADCAAEFLRSHGIAENDIETVWTAIALHTTPGIPQHMKAEIALVTAGVEMDVLGIAYEQFTDAQRSAVVNAHPRGGQFKQDILQAFYDGIKGKPETTFGNVKADVLAMKDPNFVRGNFCEVILASDWAS, encoded by the coding sequence ATGAGCCTCGACCTGAACGGCGTGAAAGTTCCCGACAGCACCCTCGCCCGCGCCATCACCGAGATGGTCCGCGATAACGCCACCCCGCTGCTCTTCCACCACTCATCGCGGGTCTACTACTGGGGCGCGCTGACCGGCGCGCGCAAGGGGCTGGAGTACGACGCCGAGCTGCTCTATGCCGGCGCCATGTTCCACGACATGGGCCTGATGCCGCGTTATTGCAGCCAGTGCGAACGTTTCGAAGTGGACGGTGCGGACTGCGCCGCCGAGTTCCTGCGCAGCCACGGTATCGCCGAAAACGACATCGAGACGGTGTGGACGGCCATCGCCCTGCACACCACGCCCGGTATCCCGCAGCATATGAAAGCGGAGATCGCGCTGGTCACCGCCGGAGTGGAGATGGACGTGCTGGGCATCGCCTACGAGCAGTTCACCGACGCACAGCGCAGCGCCGTGGTGAATGCCCATCCCCGTGGCGGGCAGTTCAAGCAGGACATCCTGCAAGCCTTCTACGACGGCATCAAAGGCAAGCCGGAAACCACCTTCGGCAACGTCAAGGCCGACGTGCTGGCCATGAAGGACCCGAACTTCGTGCGCGGCAACTTCTGCGAGGTGATCCTCGCTTCCGACTGGGCAAGCTAA
- a CDS encoding LysR family transcriptional regulator produces the protein MIRPDLLRTFVRVTELASFTQAGEQLGLPRSTVSEHIQSLEELLGTRLLQRTTRKVTTTQDGLVLYERGKELLAQMDELQGLFRRHDEALGGRLRVDMPTVMARKLVMPRLGDFLARHPALELEVSCTDRRVDLVREGFDCVVRVGAVNDASVVARSLGQFPQVTCASPGYLAEHGVPETLDDLAGHRLIHYVSVLGARPSGFEYLLQGETRYQPMSGALSVNNAEAYESAAMGGLGLIQVPVHGVLDDLQAGRLVQVLADVPLPPMEISLLYAHRRLPRRVRVFMQWLGQLLGEPGVLGTPIVPKD, from the coding sequence ATGATCAGGCCCGACCTTCTGCGCACCTTCGTCCGCGTCACCGAGCTGGCCAGCTTCACCCAGGCCGGCGAACAGCTCGGGCTGCCGCGCTCCACCGTTTCCGAGCACATCCAGAGCCTTGAGGAGCTGCTTGGCACCCGCCTGTTGCAGCGCACCACGCGCAAGGTCACGACGACCCAGGACGGCCTGGTGCTGTACGAGCGCGGCAAGGAACTGCTCGCGCAAATGGATGAGTTGCAGGGGCTGTTCCGCCGGCACGACGAGGCGCTGGGCGGTCGGCTGCGGGTGGACATGCCGACAGTGATGGCGCGCAAGCTGGTGATGCCGCGCCTGGGCGATTTCCTGGCGCGACACCCGGCGCTGGAGCTGGAGGTGAGCTGCACCGACCGGCGCGTCGACCTGGTGCGCGAGGGCTTCGATTGTGTGGTGCGGGTCGGTGCGGTCAACGATGCCTCGGTAGTCGCGCGCAGCCTGGGGCAGTTTCCCCAGGTGACGTGCGCGAGCCCCGGCTATCTCGCTGAGCATGGCGTGCCGGAGACCCTGGACGACCTGGCCGGGCACCGGCTGATCCACTACGTCAGCGTGCTTGGCGCGCGTCCGTCCGGCTTCGAGTATCTGCTGCAGGGTGAAACCCGTTACCAGCCGATGAGCGGAGCGCTGTCGGTGAACAATGCCGAGGCCTACGAAAGTGCGGCAATGGGCGGGCTTGGGCTGATCCAGGTGCCGGTGCACGGCGTGCTCGACGACCTGCAGGCGGGGCGGCTGGTTCAGGTGCTGGCGGATGTGCCGCTGCCGCCGATGGAGATCTCGCTGCTATATGCCCATCGCCGCCTGCCGCGTCGGGTTCGGGTGTTCATGCAGTGGCTGGGGCAGTTGCTGGGCGAACCCGGTGTACTGGGCACGCCCATCGTGCCGAAGGATTAG
- a CDS encoding SDR family NAD(P)-dependent oxidoreductase — translation MTRKIALITGASRGLGRNAALHLAAAGVDIIGTYRSKAAEAQAVAAEIEKHGGHALMLPLEVADSASFDAFVGTVGEALRTRFGCERFDFLLNNAGIGIHTSFAETSEAQFDQLLNIQLKGPFFLTQKLLPLIAEGGRILNVSSGLTRFTLPGYAAYAAMKGAMEVLTRYQAKELGARGIGVNIIAPGAIETDFGDGLVRDNAEVNRQIASNTALGRVGLPDDIGGAIAALFSDGSRWINGQRVEASGGMFL, via the coding sequence ATGACCCGCAAGATCGCCCTCATCACCGGTGCCAGCCGCGGCCTGGGCCGCAACGCCGCCCTGCACCTCGCCGCCGCTGGCGTGGACATCATCGGCACCTATCGCAGCAAGGCCGCCGAAGCCCAGGCGGTGGCCGCCGAGATCGAGAAGCACGGCGGCCATGCACTGATGCTGCCGCTGGAGGTGGCCGACAGCGCCAGCTTCGATGCCTTCGTCGGCACGGTCGGCGAAGCGCTGCGCACCCGCTTCGGCTGCGAGCGCTTCGACTTCCTGCTGAACAACGCCGGCATCGGCATCCATACCTCTTTCGCCGAAACCAGCGAAGCGCAGTTCGACCAGTTGCTGAACATCCAGCTCAAGGGCCCGTTCTTCCTCACCCAGAAGTTGCTGCCGCTGATCGCCGAGGGCGGGCGCATCCTCAACGTGTCCAGCGGCCTGACCCGCTTCACCCTGCCCGGTTACGCCGCCTACGCGGCCATGAAGGGCGCGATGGAAGTACTCACCCGGTACCAGGCCAAGGAGCTCGGCGCGCGCGGCATCGGTGTCAACATCATCGCCCCCGGCGCCATCGAGACTGACTTCGGCGACGGCCTGGTACGCGACAACGCGGAGGTCAACCGGCAGATCGCCAGCAACACCGCCCTGGGCCGCGTCGGCCTGCCTGACGACATCGGCGGCGCCATCGCCGCGCTGTTCTCCGACGGCAGCCGCTGGATCAACGGCCAGCGCGTCGAGGCCTCGGGCGGCATGTTCCTCTGA
- a CDS encoding DUF1214 domain-containing protein — protein sequence MSHPDANDPVAPIHFARRDILKALAAIGAAGATFSLSSLPSFATSQDRIYQLAMQAYVYGYPMVYFARYRYRLMMQAAPVTGQRYRWGEWTHKNAIVTPAVPGAPQTDTLYSVLWLDLRKEPYVLTVPAMDKRYWSLQLCDLLGVTCGLPTHRSLPAGGRIAVVGPDWDGKLPDNLDLVVRSPMAETFNVLRMFFADDADRLKVIGYQQGFHVAPLSAYLTGQTSVPGIAAELSELPQPEQDPLADLKTLQAMWLECPPPARDEALTATFAALALGTGAQGFEHLPADVQEALHRAEKDARQQVIAGTRALAGTHSANGWTIPRPRIGYYDDNDYLYRASITLLGTIALPASENPYYLLQKDGSGMALSGDARYELHFTRDEIPQAQAFWSLHAYTNRYTVIDNPLNRYAISDRSTGLQYTEDGGLVVYLQADDPGADKRGNWLPVKRGEPFWLIVRAYEPLGTIKDLSWQGPRLRKLA from the coding sequence ATGAGCCATCCAGACGCGAACGACCCCGTAGCCCCCATCCATTTCGCCCGCCGCGACATCCTCAAGGCGCTCGCTGCCATCGGCGCGGCAGGAGCGACCTTCTCGCTGTCGAGCCTGCCGTCGTTCGCCACGTCCCAGGACCGCATCTATCAGTTGGCCATGCAGGCATACGTCTACGGCTACCCGATGGTCTATTTCGCCCGCTATCGCTACCGCCTGATGATGCAGGCCGCACCAGTCACCGGGCAGCGCTATCGCTGGGGCGAGTGGACGCACAAGAACGCCATCGTCACCCCGGCGGTACCCGGCGCGCCGCAGACCGACACGCTGTACTCGGTGCTGTGGCTGGACTTGCGCAAGGAGCCCTACGTCCTGACCGTGCCGGCGATGGACAAGCGCTACTGGAGCCTGCAGTTGTGCGATCTCCTCGGCGTCACCTGCGGCCTGCCCACCCACCGCAGCCTGCCAGCGGGCGGACGCATCGCGGTGGTCGGCCCGGACTGGGACGGCAAGCTGCCGGACAACCTGGACCTGGTGGTGCGCTCGCCGATGGCGGAAACCTTCAACGTGCTGCGCATGTTCTTCGCCGACGACGCGGATCGGCTCAAGGTCATCGGCTACCAGCAGGGCTTCCACGTCGCGCCGTTGTCCGCCTATCTCACCGGGCAGACATCTGTACCTGGAATCGCCGCCGAGCTGAGCGAGCTGCCGCAACCCGAACAGGACCCGCTGGCCGACCTCAAGACCTTGCAGGCGATGTGGCTCGAATGCCCGCCGCCGGCCCGGGACGAGGCTCTCACCGCCACCTTCGCCGCACTCGCGCTGGGCACTGGCGCCCAGGGCTTCGAGCATCTGCCGGCCGATGTCCAGGAAGCGCTGCACCGCGCCGAGAAAGACGCGCGCCAGCAGGTCATCGCCGGCACCCGCGCACTGGCCGGCACGCACTCGGCCAATGGCTGGACCATTCCCCGGCCACGCATCGGCTACTACGACGACAACGACTACCTGTACCGGGCAAGCATCACACTGCTCGGCACCATTGCCCTGCCCGCCTCGGAGAACCCCTACTACCTGCTGCAGAAGGACGGCAGCGGCATGGCACTGAGCGGCGACGCTCGCTATGAGCTGCATTTCACCCGCGACGAGATTCCCCAGGCGCAGGCGTTCTGGTCGCTGCACGCCTACACCAACCGCTACACGGTGATCGACAACCCGCTCAACCGCTACGCCATCAGCGACCGCAGCACGGGCCTGCAATACACCGAGGACGGCGGCCTGGTGGTCTACCTGCAGGCTGACGATCCGGGCGCGGACAAGCGCGGCAACTGGCTCCCCGTCAAACGCGGCGAGCCGTTCTGGCTGATCGTCCGCGCCTACGAGCCCCTGGGCACGATCAAGGATCTGAGCTGGCAAGGCCCACGCCTGCGCAAGCTGGCCTGA